One Candidatus Nitrotoga arctica genomic window, GAGGCGGTGAAGCATAAAAAATCCAAGCGCCTGTGGGCAAATGAATGCCGCGAGAAATTCTTATCGCCACTGCGTCTGCGCGAATGGCATGAGCTGTATCAGCAGTTGCACGCGCAAGTTGCCGAGATGGGCATGCGGCTGAATGAAATTCCTGCCAGCTATGAGGAAATCCACAAGGCGCTGTTAACGGGTCTGCTGGGTAATGTCGGCTGCAAGAGCGTGGACCGCGAAGCGCATTATCAGGGCGCGCGCGAAATAAAATTTTTTATCGTGCCGAATTCGGTGCTGGCGAAAAAAAGCCCAAAATGGGTCGTGGCAGCAGAATTAACCGAGACGACGAAATTGTATGCCCGTTGTGTGGCGCGCATCGAACCGGAATGGCTGGAAGAAGTGGGTGCGCATCTGATCAAGCGCCACTATTTTGATCCGCACTGGGAGAAGAAGGCGGCACAGGTAGTGGCATTCGAACGCAGCACCTTGTATGGCCTGATTATTAACCCGAAAAAACGCGTGCATTACGGCCCGATGAATGTGCCGGAATCGCGCGCGGTGTTTATTCGCCAGGCTTTAATGGCGGGCGAATTTCATACACTCGCGCCCTTTTTCTCGCACAATCAGAAATTAATCCAGGACATTGAGGCGCTGGAGCATAAGGCGCGCCGACCGGATGTGCTGGTAGATGACGAATTGATTTTTGCCTTTTACGATAGCATCATCCCGCCGCACATTTACAATGGCGCGGCATTCGAGGCATGGCGCAAGGAGGCGGAACGCGCCAATCCGCGCCTGCTGTATCTCCAACGTGACGACCTGATGCGGCACGAGGCAGCAGGTATCACCACCGATCAGTTCCCACCGCAACTGGTGATGAACAACATCAGCTATGCACTGGCTTATCATTTTGTGCCGGGCAAGAGCGACGATGGTGTGAATCTCACCGTGCCGCTGGCTCTGATTAATCAAGTATCCGCTCCGCGTTGCGAGTATTTGGTGCCCGGCTTGCTGGCAGAAAAAGTGACGCAATTGGTAAAGACTTTGCCGCAGAAGCTGCGCCGCCATTTGGTGCCGGTGCCGGAATTCGCTGCCTTGTTTTGTCGTGAGGTGCCGCCCTCGGATACGCCCCTGCTGCAGGCATTGGCACGCTATATTCGCGAACAAAAACAATTTGAAGTACTACTGGATGCATTTCGGTTAGAGCAATTGCCGGCTCACCTGCTCATGAATTTTTATGTAGTAGACGAGCATGGCAGACAGTTGGGGGTTTCGCGCAATTTCATTCAGTTGCGTGCCGAGCTTGCACCCAAGCTTGCGCCGGCCGCTGCAAAGGGAGCAGCCGCAGAACAAAAGCGGGTACGTTTTATCGATTGGAGTATGGATGAAGATGGTTTGGGTGGATTTAAGGAAACTTCAGAAATTCACCGCGCAGGACAAGTTGTAACGCTATTCAACGCCTTGGTGGATGAAAACGATGCGGTATCTTTACGAACATTCGATACCCGCGATGAGGCGCTGAGTGCCCATCGTATCGGATTACGGCGCTTATTTATGCTGGCGCTCAAGGATCAGGTTAAATTTCTGGAAAAAAATCTTGGCTTGCAAGCAATGGCAATGCAGTTCTTGTCCTTCGGCAGCATTCAGGATTTGCGACGCCAGATTTTGGCTGTAACCTTTGATCGCTGTTGTATGAATGAACCTTGGCCAACAAATGAAACCGAATTCACTGCGCGTTGCAAGGAAGCCAAGAGCCGTTTGACGTTGGTGGCGCAGGAAATCGCGCGGTTGATCGGTGAAATCCTGAGCGAATATCAACTCGTACACAAAAAAATACAAGCTGCCAAATCCAACGGGCAAGCCGTCCAGGATATGCGCATGCAGTACGAATGGCTGTTGCAAAAGGAGTTTATCGCACGCATTCCTTACGAACGTTTACAGCATCTGTCACGCTATCTAAAAGCGATCAATGTGCGATTGGAAAAGCTGCGCGTCGATGCGGCACGTGATGCGCGTCAATACACGCAAATGCAATCCTTGCAGCAGGCTTGGCAACGCAAATTAACTGCGCAGCAAGGCAATATAGATGCGCGGATGGAAGAGTTTGGTTGGCTATTGCAGGAATTGCGCGTGTCGTTGTTTGCGCAGGAATTGAAGACGCCCGTGATTGTGTCGGTGAAGCGGCT contains:
- the hrpA gene encoding ATP-dependent RNA helicase HrpA, with protein sequence MTDRQSHPIHAGSFQARRAARIELLAPIEFPLDLPVVLRREELAQAIVANQVIIVCGETGSGKTTQLPKICLSLGRGVQGVIAHTQPRRVAARSVATRIAFELKTELGGVVGYKIRFNDKVSADTCIKLMTDGILLAEIQSDRLLKKYDTIIIDEAHERSLNIDFLLGYFKQLLPRRRDLKLIITSATLDAERFAKHFSGAPIMLVSGRSYPVEVRYRPLQENAEGEMQDIPQAVCAALDELAVDGLRGDILVFLPGEREIRDTAEALRKHHPIGVEILPLFSRLSAAEQDRVFKTSGMRRVVLATNVAETSLTVPNIGYVIDSGLARINRYSIRQKVEQLRVEKIARAAANQRAGRCGRVMSGICVRLYDEPDFLARTEYSDAEIFRVSLATVILRMSALGLGEVEQFPFIEPPGSRSIADGYQLLAQLNAINEERQLTPLGRELAKLPLDPKIARLLLAGRQYHCLQEILIIASALSLQDPRDRPSEWRKAADDAHQRFNDERSDFLAYVNLWAWFQEAVKHKKSKRLWANECREKFLSPLRLREWHELYQQLHAQVAEMGMRLNEIPASYEEIHKALLTGLLGNVGCKSVDREAHYQGAREIKFFIVPNSVLAKKSPKWVVAAELTETTKLYARCVARIEPEWLEEVGAHLIKRHYFDPHWEKKAAQVVAFERSTLYGLIINPKKRVHYGPMNVPESRAVFIRQALMAGEFHTLAPFFSHNQKLIQDIEALEHKARRPDVLVDDELIFAFYDSIIPPHIYNGAAFEAWRKEAERANPRLLYLQRDDLMRHEAAGITTDQFPPQLVMNNISYALAYHFVPGKSDDGVNLTVPLALINQVSAPRCEYLVPGLLAEKVTQLVKTLPQKLRRHLVPVPEFAALFCREVPPSDTPLLQALARYIREQKQFEVLLDAFRLEQLPAHLLMNFYVVDEHGRQLGVSRNFIQLRAELAPKLAPAAAKGAAAEQKRVRFIDWSMDEDGLGGFKETSEIHRAGQVVTLFNALVDENDAVSLRTFDTRDEALSAHRIGLRRLFMLALKDQVKFLEKNLGLQAMAMQFLSFGSIQDLRRQILAVTFDRCCMNEPWPTNETEFTARCKEAKSRLTLVAQEIARLIGEILSEYQLVHKKIQAAKSNGQAVQDMRMQYEWLLQKEFIARIPYERLQHLSRYLKAINVRLEKLRVDAARDARQYTQMQSLQQAWQRKLTAQQGNIDARMEEFGWLLQELRVSLFAQELKTPVIVSVKRLEKLWEQM